The following coding sequences are from one Parabacteroides pacaensis window:
- a CDS encoding undecaprenyl-phosphate glucose phosphotransferase produces the protein MSRNTEYKSLFRPIIMFGDICVINLLLILVFFSMERSNTLFLSLNTRVVFVLLNLTYFFTTHIVALHLYQRFIKIERVIERAFFFSLIHSFLFVVSLRLIGIEHISLYFLLVFCSVYIIIFCLWRLTLRVLIKYYRKKGYNHINIVFVGCEPRSVELYQIMNGNLSYGFNILGFFDDKPLSLKDPGAYLGKVSAVTNYLDTHPVDEVYCALSSEKIAEVRNILAYTEKNMIHCYIIPEFFHDLKKHWIYRMFDSVPVLALRNEPLQSATNRFFKRSFDVLFSSCILFTFFPFLYIVVGTLIKLSSPGPVFFKQRRTGLYGEEFDCYKFRSMKINKEADTKQAEKNDPRKTRIGDFLRKSSLDEFPQFINVLKGEMSVVGPRPHMLKHTEIYSKQIEKYMVRHLVKPGITGYAQVTGFRGETKTLEQMEGRIKQDVWYIENWSMLLDLKIILHTFLNVFRQEENAF, from the coding sequence ATGAGCCGCAATACAGAATATAAGTCATTGTTCCGTCCAATTATCATGTTCGGTGATATATGTGTGATAAATTTATTACTTATTCTAGTCTTTTTTTCTATGGAAAGAAGTAATACTTTATTTCTTTCATTAAATACAAGAGTGGTATTTGTATTATTAAACCTTACCTATTTTTTTACCACTCATATTGTTGCTCTGCATCTTTACCAACGCTTTATAAAGATTGAACGGGTGATTGAACGGGCATTCTTTTTTTCTCTTATTCATTCCTTCTTGTTTGTAGTAAGCTTACGTTTGATAGGGATAGAGCATATTTCCCTTTATTTTCTTTTAGTATTTTGTTCGGTATATATTATTATATTTTGTTTGTGGAGATTAACCTTACGTGTTCTTATAAAATATTACCGGAAAAAGGGATATAACCATATCAATATAGTTTTTGTAGGTTGTGAACCGAGGAGTGTGGAATTATATCAAATTATGAATGGTAATTTGAGCTATGGTTTCAATATCTTGGGTTTTTTCGACGACAAGCCTTTATCCTTGAAAGATCCCGGTGCTTATCTGGGAAAAGTGTCAGCAGTAACCAATTATCTGGACACGCATCCGGTGGATGAGGTTTATTGTGCTTTGTCTAGTGAAAAAATTGCAGAAGTACGTAATATATTAGCTTATACGGAAAAAAATATGATCCATTGTTATATAATTCCGGAGTTTTTTCATGATTTAAAAAAACATTGGATTTACCGGATGTTTGATTCTGTTCCGGTATTAGCTTTACGTAATGAACCTTTACAATCGGCAACGAATCGTTTTTTTAAACGATCTTTCGATGTGTTATTTTCCTCTTGCATATTATTCACTTTCTTTCCTTTTCTTTATATAGTAGTAGGAACCTTGATTAAATTGTCCTCTCCTGGGCCTGTATTTTTTAAACAACGCCGTACGGGGCTTTATGGAGAAGAGTTTGATTGCTATAAGTTCCGTTCTATGAAAATAAATAAAGAGGCAGATACCAAACAAGCAGAAAAGAATGATCCGCGTAAAACACGTATCGGTGATTTTCTTCGTAAAAGTAGTTTGGATGAATTTCCCCAGTTTATCAATGTTTTGAAAGGTGAAATGTCTGTAGTAGGGCCTCGCCCGCACATGTTAAAACATACGGAAATATATTCTAAACAGATCGAAAAATATATGGTTCGCCATTTAGTAAAGCCAGGTATTACAGGCTATGCCCAAGTAACGGGTTTCCGAGGTGAGACAAAAACACTGGAACAAATGGAAGGCCGTATCAAACAAGATGTATGGTACATTGAAAACTGGTCGATGCTCTTAGATTTAAAAATCATTCTTCATACTTTTTTAAATGTATTCAGACAAGAAGAAAATGCATTTTGA
- a CDS encoding DUF5723 family protein: MKYIYSKYTLIFLIIASLTLSAEAQQLRTSYFMDKSIVRTSLNPAFRPERGYVSIPVIGSLGATYSSNGVAINDLFYPKGGKLVTFLDGSVETNAFLKRLKKNNQFNVDFNTSILSAGWYAGKGFWSADISVKGNASIRTPKTLFEFMKKGTGLEGETYDIRDINAYVDSYVEAAVGYSRPINERLTVGGKLKILLGVANMDASIDHLRAEMYDNYWKITSTGKLSATMKGLSPTMDIDNKGEEYINDFDFDTPGVGGFGTAVDLGASYKLLENLTLSAALLDLGFINWSAGNTTAGAINGEEFNFNGFDLAIGENKDDIPSMSDQFEDLKDDINNLFHFKETGAKGRTTMLRATLNLGAEYSILQNKLGFGLLSSTRFYRPKAYTEMTVSANYRPLDWLSASVSYSFIHSDFKTFGWALNFSPSWIHFFVGSDYMFTKVTPQFVPISASAMNAYIGISIPLARGCCR, encoded by the coding sequence ATGAAATATATATATTCCAAATATACCCTGATCTTTTTGATAATAGCTAGCTTGACTTTATCCGCAGAAGCACAACAACTGCGTACTTCTTATTTTATGGATAAATCCATTGTGCGTACCTCGCTCAACCCCGCTTTCCGGCCGGAGCGCGGATACGTCTCCATTCCGGTGATCGGCTCCTTAGGTGCTACTTATAGCTCCAATGGTGTAGCAATAAACGATCTGTTCTATCCCAAAGGAGGTAAATTAGTCACCTTTTTAGACGGGTCGGTAGAAACGAATGCCTTCCTAAAACGCCTGAAGAAGAACAACCAGTTTAACGTAGACTTTAACACCAGCATCTTATCTGCCGGATGGTATGCCGGGAAAGGATTCTGGAGTGCAGACATCTCCGTAAAAGGAAACGCTTCCATTCGTACCCCCAAGACTTTATTCGAGTTTATGAAAAAAGGAACCGGACTGGAAGGTGAGACGTATGACATCCGGGATATCAATGCGTATGTAGACTCATACGTAGAAGCTGCCGTAGGTTATTCACGCCCCATCAATGAAAGGCTCACGGTAGGAGGTAAGTTGAAAATTTTGTTGGGCGTGGCCAATATGGATGCTTCTATCGACCATCTGCGTGCGGAAATGTACGACAATTATTGGAAAATAACTTCTACGGGCAAGCTCAGTGCAACCATGAAGGGTCTTTCGCCCACCATGGATATCGATAATAAAGGGGAAGAATATATCAACGACTTTGATTTCGATACGCCGGGTGTAGGGGGCTTCGGTACTGCCGTAGACTTGGGGGCAAGCTATAAATTGCTGGAGAACTTAACGCTTTCGGCTGCTCTCTTGGACTTGGGTTTTATCAATTGGAGCGCAGGAAATACAACTGCCGGAGCCATTAACGGGGAAGAATTTAACTTTAACGGTTTCGACTTGGCTATCGGAGAGAATAAAGACGATATACCCTCTATGAGCGACCAGTTTGAAGATTTGAAAGACGACATCAATAATTTATTCCATTTCAAGGAAACCGGTGCCAAAGGCCGCACAACGATGTTACGGGCTACATTGAACCTGGGTGCGGAGTATTCTATTCTTCAAAATAAATTGGGCTTCGGGTTGTTATCCAGCACCCGTTTTTACCGTCCGAAGGCTTATACGGAAATGACGGTCTCGGCCAATTACCGTCCGTTGGACTGGCTTTCCGCCTCGGTAAGTTATTCGTTTATCCATAGCGATTTCAAGACATTCGGATGGGCCCTGAATTTTAGTCCTTCCTGGATTCATTTCTTTGTGGGTTCCGATTATATGTTTACGAAAGTTACCCCTCAATTTGTGCCTATTAGCGCAAGTGCTATGAATGCTTATATCGGCATTAGCATTCCTTTGGCCAGAGGATGCTGCCGATAA
- a CDS encoding YfjI family protein: protein MSFLASLFGIPANLLLAEAEKRYLSSTFGSAEITQTIRSTYQRNIAAFGSKKLDFARDCAIVPKVPLCRILTRTTTQNTDFEEGESLREKTPCFPENVYQGLPYILRETLTCTESKREKDSLLLATLATLGGCMSTVHGFYDRKKYYPFLYVFISAGAGQGKGIITYARRLTEQFENLISIESDREMKIYTQKMENWEAEAARSRKKHQPVNLETKPEEVRPKFLFLPTIISRAKLIGQLRDNGSMGGIMFDTEADSFTNANNADAGQFSEVVRRFFHHEKVTSLFKVDGNQPITIAHPKFSLIMSGTSSQLTALTPNSENGLYSRFLHYTFRTQPQWRDVSPQSEDEAQEKLFSQLSAWWCQEADFLRKKNLKVTLSPAEWKELNEFFSNILQEARLVENEDFQGVVKRYGLIFFRLCMIFTTLRLCDEHAEARQKKEAEKEEEEEKTDAENNPYSPGKEADKDECQRCCRPEDFQRVKEIISCCLKHSLLLMSTLKSTEPEKELKSPIRLHKLLEQMPAQFQVSDLYKLCEECDISKRTLYRFLQNVEGLLIRKVRKAQYIKIEHDSKKAQ, encoded by the coding sequence ATGTCTTTTTTAGCTTCTTTATTCGGAATTCCGGCAAATTTATTGCTTGCCGAAGCCGAAAAAAGATATCTTTCCTCCACCTTCGGCAGTGCGGAAATCACCCAAACCATCCGCTCTACTTATCAAAGAAACATCGCTGCATTCGGTTCCAAAAAGCTGGATTTTGCCCGAGATTGTGCCATTGTGCCAAAAGTGCCACTATGTCGCATTCTCACGCGCACTACCACCCAAAATACTGATTTTGAGGAAGGTGAGAGTTTACGGGAGAAAACACCCTGTTTTCCCGAGAATGTGTACCAAGGCTTGCCTTACATACTAAGGGAAACCCTTACATGTACGGAAAGCAAGAGGGAAAAAGACTCATTATTGCTAGCTACCTTGGCTACCTTGGGCGGATGTATGTCTACCGTACACGGCTTTTACGACCGCAAAAAATATTACCCTTTTTTGTACGTCTTTATTTCTGCCGGAGCCGGACAAGGAAAAGGGATCATTACCTATGCACGCCGGTTAACGGAACAATTCGAGAATTTAATCAGTATCGAATCGGACAGGGAAATGAAAATCTATACGCAAAAAATGGAAAATTGGGAAGCTGAGGCTGCACGTTCCAGGAAAAAACACCAACCGGTCAACCTGGAGACGAAACCGGAAGAGGTACGTCCTAAGTTTTTATTTCTTCCCACCATTATCAGCCGTGCCAAATTGATCGGCCAGCTCCGGGATAACGGTTCGATGGGAGGTATTATGTTCGATACCGAGGCAGATTCTTTTACAAATGCCAATAATGCGGATGCCGGCCAATTCAGCGAAGTGGTACGTCGTTTCTTTCACCACGAGAAGGTTACTTCCCTTTTCAAGGTAGATGGCAACCAACCGATTACCATTGCCCATCCTAAATTTTCACTCATTATGTCGGGTACCTCTTCGCAGCTTACCGCGTTGACTCCTAATTCGGAGAACGGCCTTTACAGCCGTTTTTTACACTATACCTTTCGTACCCAACCTCAATGGCGGGATGTTTCTCCGCAATCGGAAGACGAGGCACAGGAAAAACTTTTCTCACAGCTTTCGGCATGGTGGTGCCAAGAGGCTGATTTCCTGCGAAAAAAGAATTTGAAAGTAACACTTTCCCCCGCAGAATGGAAAGAGTTAAATGAATTTTTTTCCAATATACTGCAGGAAGCCCGGTTGGTAGAAAACGAAGATTTCCAAGGAGTGGTAAAACGATACGGATTGATTTTTTTCCGCCTTTGCATGATTTTTACAACGTTGCGGCTGTGCGACGAACATGCGGAAGCCCGGCAAAAGAAAGAGGCGGAAAAGGAAGAAGAAGAGGAAAAAACCGATGCTGAAAACAATCCCTATTCACCGGGGAAAGAAGCGGATAAGGATGAATGCCAAAGATGTTGCCGTCCGGAAGATTTCCAACGGGTCAAAGAGATAATTTCCTGTTGCTTGAAGCATAGTTTATTATTAATGTCTACTCTCAAAAGCACAGAACCGGAAAAAGAATTGAAATCTCCTATCCGGTTGCACAAACTTTTGGAACAAATGCCGGCACAATTCCAGGTAAGTGATTTATATAAATTATGTGAAGAATGTGATATTTCCAAACGTACCTTATACCGTTTTCTCCAGAATGTGGAGGGACTCCTGATTCGCAAAGTCCGAAAGGCTCAATATATTAAAATAGAGCATGATAGCAAAAAAGCGCAATAA
- a CDS encoding DUF4621 domain-containing protein, with translation MKNKKVLTLTLASMLAISACVDKNYDLADVDTDEIKVGDNIVAPLGSGSIEASKLLDKDNVKEIKVDADGNYLIVYEDELDVSMPKAQDVKLEDIRVKINSIAIPDELPSLVEIPVALEVPLNTTQTSLDFELPKEITRLDYVEFEESNQKAVFYLDIRARDFSLYQGNADVSFVVTFPEKFELVSLTSQYNSRVEGNVYSCQLPLSELQQGIRLPIKIKKAINGTITIASVIHADAGTRVYKGTSPALYLEGNFTALDYSVVYGAFNIKFNVDPSTLDMGDFSNIFEGDDNYLSFTDPHVKLNTVSNVGIPLEGVLSLATENNKGVSKKTTIPGINILPSPAPGKVKENNIWIGGENTQIQPDYTLVENKDLQEIIAISPDRAFFAMKVGVPETSQPQFFTKDAAAKVKYQVEIPFAVTKDFRSNVTEMIEGAFDEDLVDYVFQDGTATISGDVKNTVPLDIEMNLIIVDGNGSPVGIDLEPKKVAGSPDGKVVTSQVSYTIEERDMPKMATAKDIKVLLTITSSQELAGKNLKEGQKLELELKLAKTGGITINSKDDNN, from the coding sequence TAGGTTCCGGTTCCATTGAAGCCAGCAAATTACTGGACAAGGACAATGTAAAGGAAATTAAAGTAGACGCCGATGGAAATTATCTGATCGTTTATGAAGATGAACTCGACGTAAGTATGCCTAAAGCACAAGATGTAAAGCTGGAAGACATACGGGTAAAAATCAATTCCATCGCTATCCCCGATGAGTTGCCTTCCTTGGTAGAGATACCTGTAGCACTGGAAGTACCCTTGAACACCACACAAACTTCGTTGGATTTCGAGTTACCGAAAGAAATTACCCGTCTGGATTATGTGGAATTTGAAGAATCCAACCAAAAAGCAGTCTTCTATTTAGATATTCGTGCCAGGGATTTTTCCTTATACCAGGGAAATGCCGATGTGAGTTTCGTAGTAACCTTCCCCGAAAAGTTCGAACTGGTATCCCTTACCTCCCAATACAATAGCCGGGTGGAAGGAAACGTGTATAGTTGCCAATTACCCTTGTCGGAGCTCCAACAAGGAATACGCCTCCCTATCAAAATAAAAAAGGCAATCAACGGTACCATTACCATTGCTTCCGTTATCCATGCCGATGCCGGAACCAGGGTTTATAAAGGCACCTCTCCCGCCCTTTATCTGGAAGGCAATTTTACGGCATTGGATTATTCGGTAGTCTACGGAGCTTTTAACATCAAGTTCAATGTAGACCCCAGCACTTTGGATATGGGAGATTTCAGCAACATATTTGAAGGTGACGATAACTATTTAAGTTTTACCGACCCGCATGTAAAACTGAATACGGTGAGCAATGTAGGTATCCCGCTGGAAGGAGTGTTAAGCCTGGCTACCGAGAATAATAAAGGAGTAAGTAAGAAAACGACTATTCCCGGAATAAATATCCTGCCGTCGCCCGCGCCAGGGAAAGTGAAAGAAAATAACATATGGATAGGAGGCGAAAATACACAGATACAACCGGATTATACTCTCGTTGAAAATAAGGATCTGCAAGAAATTATCGCCATCTCGCCGGATCGCGCCTTTTTTGCGATGAAAGTAGGCGTTCCGGAAACCTCCCAGCCCCAGTTCTTTACAAAAGATGCTGCTGCTAAAGTGAAATATCAAGTAGAAATTCCCTTTGCCGTAACAAAAGATTTCCGATCCAATGTAACGGAAATGATTGAAGGTGCTTTCGATGAAGATTTGGTGGATTATGTGTTTCAAGACGGTACAGCCACCATTTCAGGCGATGTTAAAAATACGGTTCCCCTGGATATCGAGATGAATTTGATTATCGTAGACGGAAACGGTTCTCCCGTCGGCATCGATTTGGAACCCAAGAAAGTTGCCGGCAGCCCGGACGGTAAAGTCGTAACCAGCCAGGTCTCTTATACCATTGAAGAAAGAGACATGCCCAAAATGGCAACAGCTAAAGATATCAAGGTATTGTTAACGATCACCTCCAGCCAAGAACTGGCAGGAAAAAATCTGAAAGAAGGCCAGAAGCTGGAATTAGAACTGAAGTTGGCAAAGACCGGCGGTATCACCATCAACTCGAAAGACGATAACAATTAA